AAAGTAACGGGGATCCGGAGTTTGCGTCGGATTCGGTCATTGACGCGAAGCCAATTTCTATGCTGGCCCCAGGAGAAAACTGGAGCGAGGCGGTACCCAAGGCGCCGAAGGTTAGGGACCCGGAGGAGATGGCTAAGCGGCCGAGCTGGTTGCCGGACGATTGGAATATAGAACTAAGAGTCCGGTCCTCTGGAGCTACCGCGGGTACCATCGACCGAGTATGTTTTTTCCCTATCTCTCTCTCACTCTCTTACACGTACTTCTTATCGAGTTCTTGTTATTACATGTAATGCAGCTTCTTTATTTGTGGATTTGACATAGAAATGTCCAATTAGGGCGTGCTTTCATCATATCTTAGAAATTGGGGATCTCTTACGTGTAGATGCGCGGGCGCAAGATTTTGTTCTGATCACGGTTTAGCAAATGTAGTTGAAAGAGTTTTTAATTTAGAGGTAAGAAAATGGATTTTCTCTAGTTGGCCTAGAGGCCTGTTTTAGTCAAAAACTTATAATTGACTATGAGCTATTGCCTCTATTCCCAACTTAATATTTCCATCGGGCATATGTTGGGGGGTCGGGAGCTTGAGCTCAAAAAGTATCAAGTTCAATCGAGCCAGCTCCACCTTTCATCTATGTTTGCAATTTCCGTCAATATGCCCAAATCCCATAGTTGATTCAGAGTATGTGTGATAGTACAAGCCTTTTCGGTACAATGTACCTTTTACACACATGACGTTTCCAGCCAGGCCCTATTCTTTCCTAATACATCTTTCTTCATGCAATGTTTAATCGTAACCATGGAAACACCAAGCCGCCCACATGAATGGAAAAATTAATGAGACTTTATGTAACATCCCGGATTCGACGACCGTCCCACTGTACCAAGATGAGTCTTTACATCGTGCTAAGAAACTTTTCAGGGGGGTCACCCATCTCAGAATTGCTCCAAGTCTCCCCTGGAAAGTTTCCTAGGTGTGAGTGATGACATAAACATGCTGGAAAGattcgtcttggtacagtggagacagtcgtcgaatctggggctttacagttggtatcagagctgacCTCTCTTAGTATGGTGTTGTtcgggacgaaccaagcggaagttGGTGGGCATGTGACGACCAGGACCGAAGAGGgtggggggtgatcgccggtccCATGAGGTTGCATGGACAATGaacggctcctggcaggcttccaGATGAAGTGAACATGAATGAATCGATCTCACACCGGAATGAGAAGGATTCCGATACTGTGCATGTATGGGACTGTCCAGCTGAGGATGACTTAAAAAGATTTGATTGGTATTACTCGTATCAAGGTGCATATTCTTTTCGGaaactcatcacataagaactctatAGTTAAACGTGCTTGATTTTGGACAATTCTGGGATGTGTGACCCCCTTAGAAGTTTCTTAGGGTGTGTGTGAGTGAGggcataagcacgctggaaagattGGTTTCGGTACAGTGGgtacagtcgtcgaatctggagcGTTACACTTTGTCCTGCTCTTGGTTCGGAAGTACACCACGCTTGTCAAAATATCTTATAAATGACCAAGGCTAAAGAATTATATAGAAGATATATCGATTCAACGAGCTTTTCAACTTTCAATTCTTGAATATACCTCCCGGCTATTTTTGGTGATCACAACTGTACTTAAGTGGATATTTTGTTATCACCAAAGTAACTAAATGTATTGACTTAGCAGAAATGAGGTTGGAAAAGCCTACCTTTTGCGAATTTTTTTTCACTTTCCTCTTGGGCTTAGACTCTCTTTCTTGCTCTGTTGGCAATATGCCGATGACAAAGTCAATGAACTTGTAGGTTCAAGAGCATGCGaatttaccaaaagctatagttgaTGTActggtgcaactcaaattttttaaaatttgtaacaACTCAAGTGCTATGTTTCGATTGTATCAACATGAGCAATTGCTCTCCAATGATTTCCATTCCAATAATTGCACCAACTTGCAACTTTTGGAAATCGAACACATGAGATTGGTTTGATACCAATTGCAACACTTGTTGCATTACTAAAAGTTATAACCAAAATCTTCGTAAAGTGACCCATTGCTAGGATCCGATTCCTTCATTGACCCACGCCGGAATGACTCTACGATAAAAACTCCGGCAGAAGAACGTAATACACAAGGAGGGATCCGGAGTTTGGGTCAGATTTGATTATTGATGCAAAGCCAATGTCTAAGCTTGCCCCTGGAAAAGACTGGAGTGAGGCGGTACCGAGGGCACCGAAGGTTAGGGACCCTGAGGAGATGGCTAAGCGGCCGAGCTGGTTGCTGGACAATTGGAAGATAGAACTAAGAGTCCAGTCCTCGGGAGCCATCACAGAACTATCTACCGAGTAGGTTTTTTTTCCTCCCTTTCTCTTTTACTCGTGCTTCTTATCGAGTGCTTGTTATTACATGTAATGCAACTTCTTTTATTTGCGGATTAGATACGGAAGTGTCCAATTAGGGCATGCTTTCACAATATCTTATAGTTTAGGAATCTTTTATATAGAAATACGTTGGCTGCGTGATACATCTCTCGTTATATGATACGTTGGATGCAAAGCCAATGACTAAGCATCCCATGATTGATCTGGCTGCGTGATACATTTCTCGTTATATGATGTTATGTTTAATTGTAACAAGCAAGAAAAAATAAGCCGGCCACATGAATGGTAAAATTAATGAGGTTTTGTGCTTTTGGTTTGGAAATATGCCATGCTTACCAAAATGACGGGAATGCTTACCAAAATGACGGGAATACATGAGACTGATTTGATGCCAATTTCATTAAGAAAAGTTATATTGGAGGTAACTGTGCAAGTCTAATGTTCTTAAAGTGATCCATTGGATCCAATTCCTTCATCGAACCTGACCGGAACAACTCGACAATGAAGACTTGTGCCCTCGATTGCCATGAAATTAATAATGATACGGAGTTTGCGTCAGAGTCGGTGATTGACTCAAAGCCAACATCGATGCTTGCCCCGAGAAAACCTGCATTTGAGTGTCATGAAACTAATGGGGATATGGAGTTTGGGTCAGATTCGGTGATTGAGGCAAAGACAATGTCAATGTTTGCCCTAGTAAAAGACTTGGCTGAGGCGGTACTTAGGGCACTGAACTGgatgactgaaagatagaaccAAGAGTACGGTAATCAGGAGCCTTTACTCAAACCATCGATTGAGTTGGTTTTCCCGTTTTATCTCTCTTACAAGTACCTCTTATTGAATTCTTGTTATTACATGTAATGCACCTTCCTTTTATTTGTGGATTAGTTACAGAGTTGTCAATCAGGGTATGATTGCATCGTTGTTGTAATTTAGAAATCTTTTACATAAATATGGAGTTTATGTGATTACATAAGCATGACCAATGCATTGTGTCTTTTTACCCTTGGCTTTTCCAGTCGGCCTCTTACTTTTCTAATACATCTCTCTTCACGGTGTTTAATTGTAACAACCAAGAAAAAATAAGCCGGCCACATTAATGGAAAAATTAACGTGGCTTTGTCGAATGCACCGTAACtaccaaaatatcatataaatgaCCAAGGATCGAGAATCTATACAGCAGATTTTTAGATTCACTTTAATTTCTCTTGTCTGAGCTGATCTTTTGGTGGAGACCCATAgtaaactaaatattttgaCTCGACAAAAATGAGGTTGGAAAAGCATgacttttttgaatttttttacttGCATTTTGGACTTGGAGTCTCTTTCTTGCTTTGTAGGCAATGATGTCGATGACAAAATCAATGTTTTTTAAGTTCAATAGGGTTGGAAAAGCTTGACTTTTGTCGAATTTTTTTCACTTGCATTTTGGACTTGGATTCTCTTTCTTGCTTTGTAGGCAATGATGTTGATGACAAAATCAATGTTTTTTTAGGTTCAATGTGATGCATatttattaaaagtttaaaagttAATGGTAgttgtgcaactcaaatcttttaaaatttgcaGCAGCCGAAGTGACGTTTTGACTTCTCTCTGAACATGAGTAATTATTGCTCTCTTATGAGTCCCATTCCAATAATTACGCAAACTTGCAACTCATGAAATCGAACACGTGAGATTGATACCGATACCAAGTGTCATAACAAGTGCTTGATGAAAATAACCGGAGGAAATTGTGCAAGTCAAACCTTCGTAAAATGTACATCAACCTAAGCGTCACAATTTCATCGTTCTTCCAGCAAAGACAATTATTAATCGCGGACAAAACCTTCTTAGGATTACTATCCAGAAAAAGTCAGTGGTTGATGAATCTCaagattattgattttgttttGACTTACCTTATGTGGCTGATTGCTCAGAATTCCGGGGATAAATTTATACTCGTCTTTTACATGGTGAAGTTCTTCATGGGTGTAtctttgatttgaaattttgtaGCTAATTTTTCAAAGTTCTAAAATTCGCTAGGCGGTAGTCGGCGTCAGATCGCCTAAGCATCGCTAGGCGGATTTCACGGTATCAACATgataaatcacatactataaCTCCAACATAAtgccataaaatttaaaatgcatTCAAAATTACACTACTATTATAATATCACAAATTTACTTCACTTCTTCTCCATAATTTTCAACAAGTTGTTTTTCATTGGATACCAACTCAATATAATCATTGTGGTCATTCTCTTCTTCTTCGGATGTAAAGTCATATTCGTGAAGTTCTCTCACTTCAGATCGTAGGCGAAGATAAATTTTTGTGTGTTAGGACAAACCAACAAATCGCTTTTCTTCTTGGACTTTGGTTTATGGCCTATAAAAATATCacctttcattttttaattgtgattttaatttaattaaaagcccaaaaaagttttaaaaaaccaaaGAAAACCTAAAAGCTCTAATTGTCCATGGCGCCTAGGACGCATAGGCCGATTAGTCGACGCTTAGGGCCGCCTAGGCATCCTTGCCACCTAGGCTGGTCAACTAGCACTTTTTCTATGCCGTCGGCTGGCGCCTAGCGCCTAGACGGCCGCTTAGCTCAAATTTTAGAACACTGTAAATTTTGCTTTTGGGAGTCTTGGGGATGACCATTGGTTTTCTCATGGGTTTGGACATATTAGATTCTTCTTCTTTGTAGTTTACAATTACTAATTTAGACATGAAATTCTTTGAATCTGCATCTTCAAATTTATAGTTGCAAGGGAGTAATCTCTTTTCAATTGTTCAAGTTCATCTACATATCCAATAATTCTTGATACAAGGTCTGGTGTGAAGCTCTTGTGTTTTTTGACCCAACAAATGCCTTTTCGACATTTTTATAGATGCAAAACAGAAACATTTTCGGCATCCATGGAGTTTATCTAGTAAAGCACTAATTGacacaaatcttcaagctgtcaTAGGATATTTTCTTGAATAGAGCTCATAAGCAAGATTTAAAAGGGAAAAAGTAAATAGAGCATTAGATGAGGAAATAACGATATCAATTTACTATGCTAAAGGAAATTACCATTGATATTAAATATCGAACAAAAACCTTCCAACTATGGTTCCTATCAGTTCATGGTTGACGGAGAGCTTCTAGCTATTGTTCCAAGAGAAATTCCTTACTAATTCAAAATGGCACTTTTAAATGCGAAAATGTTAAATgtaagattggaacttgaaaATTGTatccaaaaattgaattttcattggagggACTTTATAGTTAGGATTGCCAATGAAAGCCTACTGTTATTATTTGCTTGTATGTCTGATTTTAGTAGCATAGACACTTGTAATTTCTTTTTGAAGTATCAGTACGGGTACGATACACCAATATGCATGTCAGATATGGCAAAATCCGTATCTTTGACTTTCTATAGGTTTGACCATTCGGATACGTCTTGAACACGGGAGAGATACATTTTACGATATATTTGGTTggaattgcaaaaaaaaaaaaaaaaattttaggggTCATATGAAAAAAATGAACTTTGGGGCTAATTTTAAAATAGCTGAAAATTAAGTGGGCTTATTAGCGATAAATAAACAGAATTAATCTGGCTTCCTCATCTCAATTCCTCTTCTCATCTCAAAGCTGCTTTCATCTCTGATGCCAATAAGAAGCTCGCCACCTTAAACACTCAGAATAAACTTCAATTTGATTTACTCAGTTCCAAATCACTCTCCTTTTCTTCTTAATTCCAATTCACTCTCCTAATTGGCAAAGGAGAAATTTCAGAATTAAAGTGTGAGAGTGAAAGCCTATGGAACACGaatacttctaatttttttccTGAAGCATTTGACACGGATACAACGCGTGATACACGTGTCGTTGACTTTTTATAGGTTTAACCAGTTGGATATGTCTTGGACACGGCCGGGATatgttttgataatttttttcttcttaaatCACTTTTCTGAAGTTGCACATTACgtatatatttacatatatatataaagataatatatatatataattatatatattttaataattatcgtATCCTAGTCTTATtgtgtcttatattttcaaaatttgccGTGTCGCCGTATCCGTATCGAATAATACGATACTCGTACCCGTACCTGTATCTATGCAACATGGGAAAGCCCgcctatataatatataaatatatttatatatcttttAATAATTTCCGTATCCAAGCTGTATAATGTCAATTACTAGggtgtaaaatatatataaatatattatgttgGTGGGCTTTCACTCTCCTTTCCTCGAGGTNtataattattatattttaaatgcattGAATGTTACCATCATCTGAAATCCAAAATGAATATATATCTGAAATGCAAGAAAAGCATCCCAAAATAAATTCACCTgccaatttttgaaaaagcgGTGTGAAGATTGCAAGTATTTAAAGGGGGGCTGAGTCGCTGCTAACAATTTCTCAGTTCCCTTTCTCCGAACCCTCTCCACACTCTCCGTCGGAATGGCCGAACCCGAAACTCCTAGCCCAGTTCCTCAACCTCAATCACCGGTATCAGTCTCCGGCGAGCCTCTGGATGAATCGATTCAGGATGACCCATTGTTAGGTTCCGGATCCTTCATTGACCCGGACCGGAATGACTCCACCGTGGAATCTCCGGCACCCGAGCGTATCGAAAGTAACGGGGATCCGGAGTTTGCGTCGGATTCGGTCATTGACGCGAAGCCAATTTCTATGCTGGGCCCAGGAGAAAACTGGAGCGAGGCGGTACCCAAGGCGCCGAAGGTTAGGGACCCGGAGGAGATGGCTAAGCGGCCGAGCTGGTTGCCGGACGATTGGAATATAGAACTAAGAGTCCGGTCCTCTGGAGCCACTGCGGGTACCATCGACCGCGTATGTTTTttccctctctctctctctctctctctctctctcgtaCTTCTTATCGAGTTCTTGTTATGACATGTAATGCAGCTTCTTTATTTGTGGATTTGACATGGAAATTTCCAATTAGGGCGTGCTTTCATCATATCTTTGAAATTAGGGATCTCTTATGTGTAGATGCGCGGGCGCAAGATTGTGTTCTGATCACGGTTTAGCAAATGTAGTTGAAAGAGTTTTTAATTTAGAGGTAAGAAAATGGATTTTCTCTAGTTGGCCTAGAGGCCTGTTTTAGTCAAAAGCTTATAATTGACTATGAGCTATTGCCTCTATTCCCAACTTAATCTTTCCATCGGGCATATGTTGGGGGGTCGGGAGCTTGAGCTCAAAAAGTATCAAGTTCAATCGAGCCAGCTCCACCTTTCATCTATGTTTGCAATTTCCGTCAATATGCCCAAATCCCATAGTTGATTCAGAGTATGTGTGATAGTACAAGCCTTTTCGGTACAATGTACCTTTTACACACCTGACATTTCCAGCCGGCCCTATTCTTTCCTGATACATCTT
This genomic interval from Primulina huaijiensis isolate GDHJ02 chromosome 14, ASM1229523v2, whole genome shotgun sequence contains the following:
- the LOC140957689 gene encoding methyl-CpG-binding domain-containing protein 6-like isoform X4 encodes the protein MAEPETPSPVPQPQSPVSVSGEPLDESIQDDPLLGSGSFIDPDRNDSTVESPAPERIESNGDPEFASDSVIDAKPISMLGPGENWSEAVPKAPKVRDPEEMAKRPSWLPDDWNIELRVRSSGATAGTIDRYYVAPSGKRKLRSKNEVLRFLASGGEPKRKSNSDTDAGPSASPGSQKKPKSSSKHKKARAVA
- the LOC140957689 gene encoding methyl-CpG-binding domain-containing protein 6-like isoform X2 → MAEPETPSPVPQPQSPVSVSGEPLDESIQDDPLLGSGSFIDPDRNDSTVESPAPERIESNGDPEFASDSVIDAKPISMLGPGENWSEAVPKAPKVRDPEEMAKRPSWLPDDWNIELRVRSSGATAGTIDRYYVAPSGKRKLRSKNEVLRFLASGGEPKRKSNSDTDAGQPSASPGSQKKPKSSSKHKKARAVA